Part of the Pseudomonadota bacterium genome, CACGGAAACAAAGGTGTTGTTTCTAAGATTGTGCCAATTGCCGACGTGCCTTACATGGAAAATGGACGCACAATTGAGATTATCTTAAATCCACTTGGCGTTCCTTCCCGAATGAATGCCGGACAAATTTTAGAAATTCATCTAGGCCGTGCAGCAAAAAGTTTGGGTGATCAGTTAAACGCCTTGGTAGAAGAAAATAATATTTCTGGACTTCGTAATAAGTTTAATAAAATATTTACTGATAAAGACTCAAATGCAATTATATCAAAAATGGATGAGCAAGGGCTGCGTGATTTTGCCGGTAATTATAAAAATGGTGTTCACATGGCTACCCCGGTTTTTGATGGTGCTAAAGAATCTGAAATAAAGATGCTTCTTGAAGAAGCCGGACAATATTCATCCGGCCAGGCCACACTGTACGACGGGCGAACAGGTGAACCTTTTAAAGGCATG contains:
- a CDS encoding DNA-directed RNA polymerase subunit beta; protein product: HGNKGVVSKIVPIADVPYMENGRTIEIILNPLGVPSRMNAGQILEIHLGRAAKSLGDQLNALVEENNISGLRNKFNKIFTDKDSNAIISKMDEQGLRDFAGNYKNGVHMATPVFDGAKESEIKMLLEEAGQYSSGQATLYDGRTGEPFKGMITVGTMYMLKLHHLVDDKIHARSIGPYSLVTQQPLGGKAQFGGQRLGEMEVWAMEAYGAAHALQEFLTVKSDDMAGRTRMYEKIVKGQNMLEPGIPESFKVMTRELQSLGLDINLLEENKE